CCTGCCCCTGCAACATGCAGATATGTTGTCGGAGAATCTGTTTCGTGCATCTGGCGCATCTGCCCCGGCGGGGTGACCGAACTGCCGGCCTCGATCAGCAGCGCCGGTGCGCGGACCGCCCGCCACTGCGACCAGTAGTCGCGGGTACCCCACTCCGCGGCGATCTCGATCCAGCGCGCCGTGTGCCCGTGCAGCCGCCAGCCGGTGGCGGTGCGGTCGAACGCCTCCAGGAAGTACTGTCCGGCGACCGGCCCGAACTCGGCGAATACCCGTTCAGCAGAGTCGAATTCGACGGGCAAGGCGTGCAGCCACGGCTCCCACGGCCCAGTGGTCCGGCCGACGAAATCCGGGGCCATGTCCTCCACCACCAGCGCGCTGACCAGGTCGGGACGTTCGGCGGCCAGGCACCAGGAATGCAGGCCACCCATCGAATGCCCGACGAGTGTGACCGGCACTTCCAGCCCGCTCACCGCGTCGCCCAAGTCGGCCACGAAACGCTCGGTGCTG
The nucleotide sequence above comes from Mycobacterium kiyosense. Encoded proteins:
- a CDS encoding hydrolase encodes the protein MPRMPTDLLTHRGGQGRPLVLVHGLMGRGTTWSRQLPWLARLGSVYTYDAPWHRGRDVADPHPISTERFVADLGDAVSGLEVPVTLVGHSMGGLHSWCLAAERPDLVSALVVEDMAPDFVGRTTGPWEPWLHALPVEFDSAERVFAEFGPVAGQYFLEAFDRTATGWRLHGHTARWIEIAAEWGTRDYWSQWRAVRAPALLIEAGSSVTPPGQMRQMHETDSPTTYLHVAGAGHLVHDDAPEAYRHAVESFVSGLG